A region from the Lycium barbarum isolate Lr01 chromosome 8, ASM1917538v2, whole genome shotgun sequence genome encodes:
- the LOC132607919 gene encoding uncharacterized protein LOC132607919, which yields MDKWTTRNGKMIINILVNSPLGSVFLGSVDASDESTNSTKMFNLFEKTIKQIGSEKVIQVVTDNASENVKAGDMIMGVYPHIYWTPCAAHCINLMFGDIFKINPYASVFQKAIKIHSYIAMRPLLLNMMRRYTKQRNLVKPAKTRFATAFLTLQSFYMQKKNLRTMIFPTEWTESIFAKELLGKEVVRHLTSTSFWNDVVRALKVGSPLIVALRLVDGEKKPSMGYIYEAMDRDKEVIEKGFHGDRKQYEKVFEIIDRRSVARLP from the exons ATGGACAAGTGGACAACACGAAATGGAAAAATGATCATCAATATTTTGGTCAATTCTCCATTAGGTAGTGTGTTTCTTGGGTCAGTCGATGCTAGTGATGAATCTACAAATTCCACCAAGATGTTCAACTTGTTTGAGAAGACTATTAAGCAAATTGGATCGGAAAAAGTTATACAAGTGGTTACCGATAATGCTAGCGAGAATGTTAAAGCCGGTGACATGATAATGGGTGTGTACCCGCACATTTATTGGACTCCATGTGCTGCACATTGTATCAATTTGATGTTTGGTGACATCTTCAAAATAAACCCGTATGCTTCAG TTTTTCAGAAGGCCATTAAGATACATTCTTACATAGCAATGAGGCCATTGTTGTTGAACATGATGAGAAGATATACAAAACAAAGAAATTTGGTGAAACCGGCTAAGACAAGATTTGCAACGGCCTTCTTAACTTTGCAATCTTTTTACATGCAAAAGAAAAACTTGAGAACTATGATCTTCCCAACCGAATGGACAGAAAGTATATTTGCAAAGGAACTTTTGGGAAAAGAAGTTGTCAGACATCTTACTTCTACATCTTTTTGGAATGATGTTGTTAGGGCACTTAAAGTTGGTTCTCCTTTGATAGTAGCGCTTCGCTTGGTGGATGGAGAAAAAAAACCATCAATGGGCTATATTTATGAAGCAATGGATAGAGACAAAGAAGTTATTGAAAAGGGTTTTCATGGTGATCGGAAGCAATATGAGAAAGTTTTCGAAATCATTGATCGGCG AAGTGTGGCAAGGTTACCTTGA
- the LOC132607920 gene encoding uncharacterized protein LOC132607920: protein MAEKQKGKVFLRPSKTVANFDDTPLWNHVKVIQLAAGGGGNRTWLCNYCNKKVTGSYYKVKGHLLKLSNHGVEACKQISSDVYAVLKLEHEQAESKKLSIQVNARKKSDYISLPEGSDLAQQKKKRKGAEGGGIEKAFNLHQRNTADKLAARMFYASGLSFNLANSPYFKKYSKFLADNPLAGYTPPTYNRLRTSLLSQEKMNIMTKLQPIKDSWKKKGLSICSDGWSDVKRRPLINIMAASSGGPIFLNSINSSGIVKDGDYVANLFVKAIEGVGSENVVQVITDNASNMKLAGSIVEQSFPHIFWTPCVVHCLNLALKSMCQPSEKSTHYKNCKWMVELISQMNNLKNFVVNHDIAHSIFKKYSDLCMLRVAETRFASHIIMADRFQKVKKFLEQMVMDDEWKHYKGDKVIEAKTRDIKSLIMKDEWWDKVDFFLEFTKPILSMLRNADLDCPSLHLIYDMWDTMTEKVKKIIFEHEGKDLLTGQSDFFDTIHGILEARWNKSNTPLHCMAHSLVPKYYHETWLKGENGIRRFPPNEDSEISFNRVECFRRYFRNSNEFKKVSLEYGAFCSGSGYFGEPHVIEAMMYEEPLSWWANHGVSAPLLQKLAFKLLSQPASSSCCERNWSTYSMIHNIKRNKLTTTRAEDLVFVHYNICLLSRKKEKYTSGPSKFWDLGGDHVDIDIDETSNSLLELSMNEPQLEGVIFGEEFEDLEEVEDMEEES from the exons ATGGctgaaaaacaaaaaggaaaagttTTTCTAAGACCATCAAAGACCGTAGCAAACTTTGATGATACACCCTTATGGAATCATGTGAAAGTTATTCAACTTGCTGCTGGTGGTGGTGGAAATAGGACTTGGTTGTGCAACTATTGCAACAAAAAGGTTACTGGATCATATTATAAAGTCAAAGGACATCTTTTAAAGCTTTCAAATCATGGGGTTGAAGCTTGCAAACAAATAAGTAGTGATGTATACGCGGTTTTAAAATTGGAGCATGAGCAAGCTGAAAGTAAAAAATTATCCATCCAAGTAAATGCTAGAAAAAAATCAGATTACATTTCACTACCAGAAGGTTCTGATTTAgcacaacagaaaaaaaaaaggaaaggtgcAGAAGGTGGAGGTATTGAAAAAGCTTTCAACCTTCATCAAAGAAATACGGCGGACAAATTGGCAGCCCGTATGTTCTATGCATCAGGTTTATCATTCAATCTAGCAAATTCTCCATACTTCAAAAAGTATTCAAAGTTTCTAGCAGATAATCCTTTAGCTGGTTATACTCCTCCAACGTATAATAGGCTTAGAACGAGTCTTTTATCTCAAGAAAAGATGAACATTATGACAAAATTGCAGCCAATTAAAGATTCATGGAAAAAGAAAGGGTTGTCAATTTGTTCCGATGGATGGTCGGATGTTAAGAGACGACCATTGATAAATATAATGGCGGCATCTAGCGGGGGACCAATATTTTTAAATTCCATTAATTCAAGTGGAATTGTGAAGGATGGTGACTATGTTGCTAATCTATTTGTTAAAGCAATAGAAGGAGTTGGTTCGGAGAATGTTGTTCAAGTTATAACAGATAATGCAAGTAATATGAAACTTGCCGGTAGTATCGTAGAGCAATCTTTTCCTCACATCTTTTGGACACCATGTGTAGTTCATTGTTTAAATCTAGCATTGAAAAGCATGTGTCAACCTTCGGAAAAATCAACTCACTATAAAAATTGCAAGTGGATGGTAGAGTTGATTAGTCAAATGAACAATCTGAAAAATTTCGTGGTGAATCATGACATCGCTCATTCTATCTTTAAAAAATATTCGGATTTATGTATGTTGAGAGTTGCTGAGACAAGGTTTGCTTCACATATTATCATGGCTGATCGTTTTCAAAAAGTGAAGAAGTTTTTAGAGCAAATGGTGATGGACGACGAATGGAAGCACTACAAGGGAGATAAGGTAATTGAAGCCAAAACACGTGACATTAAATCTCTTATAATGAAAGATGAATGGTGGGATAAAGTTGACTTCTTTTTAGAATTTACGAAACCAATTTTATCTATGCTTAGAAATGCCGATCTTGATTGTCCAAGTTTACACCTTATATATGATATGTGGGACACAATGACCGAGAAAgtgaagaaaattatttttgagCATGAGGGGAAAGATCTCCTTACCGGTCAATCGGATTTCTTTGATACAATTCACGGAATTCTTGAGGCTAGATGGAATAAAAGCAATACCCCATTGCATTGCATGGCACATTCTTTGGTTCCAAAGTACTATCATGAAACATGGCTCAAAGGTGAAAATGGGATTCGAAGATTTCCACCGAATGAAGATAGTGAGATTTCTTTCAATAGGGTAGAGTGCTTCCGGAGATATTTTAGAAATTCAAATGAGTTCAAAAAAGTTTCTCTAGAATATGGAGCCTTTTGTAGCGGTAGTGGTTATTTTGGTGAGCCTCATGTTATTGAAGCTATGATGTATGAGGAACCTCTTTCTTGGTGGGCGAATCACGGCGTTTCGGCTCCTCTTTTGCAAAAGTTGGCTTTCAAATTGCTTTCACAACCGGCTTCTTCCTCTTGTTGTGAAAGAAATTGGAGCACTTATTCTATGATTCACAATATCAAGAGAAATAAGTTAACAACTACAAGAGCTGAAGATTTGGTGTTTGTACATTATAACATATGTTTGCTCTCTCGCAAGAAAGAAAAATATACGAGTGGTCCAAGCAAGTTTTGGGATTTGG GTGGAGATCATGTCGATATTGATATTGATGAGACTTCTAATAGTTTACTTGAGCTATCGATGAATGAACCACAATTAGAAGGGGTGATATTTGGAGAGgaatttgaagacttggaggaagtTGAAGACATGGAAGAAGAAAGCTGA